One Vallitalea pronyensis genomic region harbors:
- a CDS encoding phosphoglycerate kinase yields the protein MLNKKTVEDIQAKGKKVLVRCDFNVPLNDGKITDENRLTAALPTIKKLIADGAKVILCSHLGKPKGEPKPELSLAPVAKRLSQLLDQEVVFAADNSVVGENAKKAIADMKEGDVVLLENTRYRKEETKNGEALSKELGSLADIFVNDAFGTAHRAHCSNVGVTDYVDTCVVGYLMQKEIDFLGNAVNTPERPFVAILGGAKVSDKINVINNLLDKVDTLIIGGGMAYTFLKSMGNEVGLSLLEKDKLDYAKEMIEKAEEKGVKLLLPIDHVVAQEFKNDTPFKIVKRGHIEPDWEGLDIGPETREIFADAVKDAKTVVWNGPMGVFEFENFANGTIAVAKALAATDGTTIIGGGDSAAAVNQLGFGDKMTHISTGGGASLEFLEGKTLPGVAAADNK from the coding sequence ATGCTTAACAAAAAAACAGTGGAAGATATACAAGCAAAAGGTAAAAAGGTATTAGTAAGATGTGATTTTAACGTACCATTGAATGATGGAAAGATTACGGATGAAAACCGATTAACAGCGGCATTACCGACCATTAAAAAATTGATTGCAGACGGTGCAAAAGTGATTCTTTGCTCCCATTTAGGAAAGCCCAAAGGTGAGCCTAAGCCCGAGTTGTCCCTTGCTCCAGTAGCTAAGCGTTTATCCCAGTTGTTGGATCAAGAAGTCGTGTTTGCAGCGGATAATTCTGTTGTTGGGGAAAATGCTAAAAAAGCAATCGCTGATATGAAGGAAGGCGACGTTGTCTTACTTGAAAACACACGTTATCGTAAAGAAGAAACAAAGAACGGTGAAGCATTAAGTAAAGAGCTTGGAAGCTTAGCAGATATATTTGTAAATGATGCATTTGGTACAGCTCATCGTGCTCACTGCTCCAATGTTGGTGTAACAGATTATGTGGATACCTGTGTTGTTGGCTATTTAATGCAAAAAGAGATTGATTTCTTAGGGAATGCAGTCAATACACCAGAGAGACCTTTCGTAGCTATTCTTGGTGGAGCAAAAGTATCCGATAAAATTAATGTCATTAATAATCTTTTAGACAAAGTAGATACATTAATTATTGGTGGCGGTATGGCTTATACATTCTTAAAATCCATGGGTAATGAAGTAGGCTTATCCTTACTTGAAAAAGATAAATTGGATTATGCAAAAGAAATGATTGAAAAGGCTGAAGAAAAAGGCGTTAAATTATTATTACCAATTGATCATGTTGTTGCGCAAGAGTTTAAGAACGATACACCTTTCAAAATTGTAAAGAGAGGTCATATTGAGCCAGATTGGGAAGGTCTTGATATTGGACCTGAAACCCGAGAAATTTTTGCAGATGCAGTGAAAGATGCCAAGACAGTTGTTTGGAACGGACCTATGGGCGTATTTGAATTTGAGAATTTTGCAAATGGTACAATTGCTGTGGCAAAAGCATTAGCAGCTACTGATGGTACAACCATTATTGGTGGTGGTGATTCAGCAGCAGCCGTTAACCAACTTGGATTCGGTGATAAAATGACCCACATATCAACAGGTGGTGGTGCTTCACTTGAATTCTTAGAAGGTAAAACATTACCAGGTGTAGCAGCAGCTGATAATAAGTAA
- the gap gene encoding type I glyceraldehyde-3-phosphate dehydrogenase, whose amino-acid sequence MMAKIAINGFGRIGRNAFKVAMEQGIDIVAINDLTDAETLAHLLKYDSCFGKFEGTVEVANGALVVNGKEVKVLAERNPADLPWGDLGVDIVIESTGLFREKAKAQLHIDAGAKKVIISAPGKGTKSIVMGVNEADYNPSEDNIIDNASCTTNCLAPFAKVLNDTFGINRGIMTTVHSYTNDQRILDTPHSDLRRARAAAESIIPTTTGAAEAVAKVIPALKGKLTGMAMRVPTPTVSVVDLTVELNKDVTVEEVNSALKAAADDKVLGYSDEPLVSMDYKQDSRSSIVDSLSTLVMEGNMVKVLSWYDNEWGYSNRIIDLAKYVADRL is encoded by the coding sequence ATTATGGCAAAAATTGCAATTAACGGATTTGGACGTATCGGACGTAACGCATTTAAAGTAGCTATGGAGCAAGGTATTGATATCGTAGCTATCAATGATTTAACAGATGCTGAAACATTAGCTCATTTATTAAAATATGATTCATGCTTCGGAAAATTTGAAGGAACAGTTGAAGTAGCAAACGGTGCTTTAGTTGTTAATGGAAAAGAAGTTAAAGTATTAGCAGAAAGAAATCCTGCAGACCTTCCTTGGGGAGATTTAGGTGTGGATATCGTTATCGAATCTACAGGATTATTTAGAGAAAAAGCAAAAGCTCAATTACATATTGATGCTGGTGCGAAAAAAGTTATCATCTCTGCTCCTGGTAAAGGAACAAAATCAATTGTTATGGGTGTAAACGAAGCAGATTACAACCCATCAGAAGATAATATCATTGATAACGCTTCTTGTACAACAAACTGTTTAGCTCCATTTGCTAAAGTCTTAAACGATACTTTTGGTATCAATAGAGGTATCATGACAACAGTTCATAGTTATACAAATGACCAAAGAATTTTAGATACACCTCATAGTGACTTAAGAAGAGCTCGTGCAGCTGCTGAGTCCATCATTCCTACAACTACTGGAGCTGCTGAAGCGGTTGCAAAAGTTATTCCAGCTTTAAAAGGGAAATTAACAGGTATGGCAATGAGAGTTCCAACACCTACAGTATCTGTTGTAGACTTAACAGTGGAACTTAATAAAGACGTTACAGTTGAAGAAGTAAACAGTGCATTAAAAGCTGCTGCTGATGATAAAGTACTTGGTTACTCTGATGAGCCATTAGTATCCATGGATTATAAACAAGATTCTCGTTCTTCAATCGTTGATAGCCTATCTACACTTGTTATGGAAGGAAACATGGTTAAAGTTCTTTCTTGGTATGATAATGAGTGGGGTTACTCAAACAGAATTATCGACTTAGCTAAATATGTAGCAGATAGACTATAA
- a CDS encoding sugar-binding transcriptional regulator, with protein MENIVLTLKQIIPKEMEILQRRYTILKGIHDLQPVGRRSLSQRIAISEKIIRNETEYLKSVGYILVSGSGMQITESGLIILEELMEVMYHMRGLHEIEEEVRAYLGCAKVVVVPGDASEREEVKENIGKAASEVLLKHIRNDCIIALTGGSTSYHVIHALKKPNVTYENVLVVPARGSLRNHVEYQANTIVSMLANKLGIGYHLLNIPDNLSKKALDSVREEPEIGATIACLLKANLILFGIGNADEMAKRRNSDEQFMTFLHDKQAVAEALGYYFNKNGEIVYTSRSIGIKLEHVIQSAYPIAVAGGSKKAEAIVAVKDIIKKGSLIIDEGAANRILEIRQNSLT; from the coding sequence ATGGAAAATATAGTGTTAACACTTAAGCAGATAATTCCAAAGGAAATGGAGATACTTCAAAGACGCTATACGATTTTGAAGGGTATTCATGATTTACAACCAGTAGGCAGAAGAAGTTTATCCCAACGAATAGCCATATCAGAAAAAATTATTCGTAATGAAACCGAATATTTAAAGTCTGTAGGTTATATCCTTGTATCTGGGTCAGGTATGCAGATAACAGAATCTGGACTTATTATTTTGGAAGAACTCATGGAAGTCATGTATCATATGCGAGGTCTTCATGAAATAGAAGAAGAAGTTAGAGCGTATCTTGGTTGTGCCAAGGTTGTTGTTGTACCAGGTGATGCCTCAGAGCGTGAAGAAGTCAAAGAAAACATTGGAAAAGCAGCATCAGAAGTATTGCTGAAACATATTCGTAATGACTGCATTATTGCATTAACAGGTGGGAGTACATCTTATCATGTGATACATGCTTTGAAAAAGCCCAATGTGACGTATGAGAATGTTCTTGTTGTTCCAGCTCGTGGCAGCTTACGTAACCATGTGGAATATCAGGCAAACACCATTGTATCCATGTTAGCGAATAAGCTGGGTATTGGTTATCATTTACTAAACATACCCGATAACCTAAGCAAAAAAGCTTTAGACAGTGTTCGAGAAGAGCCGGAAATTGGGGCGACTATTGCCTGTCTGCTAAAAGCAAATCTTATTTTATTCGGCATTGGAAACGCCGATGAGATGGCTAAAAGAAGGAATTCAGATGAGCAGTTTATGACATTTCTTCATGACAAACAAGCCGTTGCAGAAGCACTGGGTTACTATTTCAACAAAAATGGTGAAATTGTGTATACATCCCGGTCGATTGGTATAAAATTAGAACATGTGATTCAGTCAGCTTATCCAATCGCTGTTGCAGGAGGTTCTAAGAAAGCAGAAGCCATCGTTGCAGTGAAAGACATCATCAAGAAGGGCTCATTGATTATTGATGAAGGCGCTGCAAATCGCATACTGGAAATTAGACAGAATAGTTTAACTTAG
- a CDS encoding Na/Pi cotransporter family protein produces MQTKDYIFIFFAFIGGFGMFLYGMHIMAEGLQKSAGNRMKNLLGALTNNRFLAVTVGALVTAIVQSSSATTVMIVGFVNAGLFNLSQAVGVIMGANIGTTITSWIVSSSEWLVFFKPSKMAPLAIGIGAILLFFAKSQRKKQVGEIIIGFGLLFIGLDFMKDAIDPFSESEAFKEAFRLFGANPILGILVGALVTAIIQSSSASVGILQAVATVTLVPWNAAVYIILGQNIGTCVTAMLSSIGANKTAKRAAYIHLMFNIIGTILFAVACIIFFKFINPDFGNNTAVDMVGISIFHTIFNIGNTVILFPFADKLVALSKKIVRGDDKKEESEEQIALRHLDERILETPSFAVENAIKEVVHMGYLAIENTRLATKAILDKDMKLVAKVIEDEKNINKLERVITEYLVKISNSPLNESQHEIVTNLFHTVNDIERVGDHAENIAELAQYYIESDLTFSDSAYKELVDISDRTTETIEYAIKARENDDVDLIRKVEQNEDIVDELEDELREKHIRRLAQNICDSTTGVVFLDLISNYERISDHALNIAYYVRDELI; encoded by the coding sequence ATGCAAACAAAGGATTACATATTTATTTTCTTTGCTTTTATCGGTGGTTTTGGGATGTTCTTATATGGTATGCATATCATGGCCGAAGGACTTCAAAAAAGCGCTGGTAACAGAATGAAAAATTTACTAGGTGCATTAACAAATAATCGTTTTTTAGCCGTTACCGTTGGTGCATTAGTGACAGCCATTGTTCAAAGTAGTTCCGCTACCACTGTCATGATTGTAGGTTTTGTTAATGCAGGTTTGTTTAACCTATCACAGGCGGTTGGTGTCATCATGGGAGCCAATATTGGTACAACCATTACCTCATGGATTGTATCCAGTTCTGAATGGTTGGTATTTTTCAAACCATCTAAAATGGCACCATTGGCAATCGGTATTGGGGCCATACTTCTTTTCTTTGCCAAAAGTCAGCGTAAAAAACAAGTTGGAGAAATTATCATAGGCTTTGGTTTGCTGTTTATAGGTCTTGATTTTATGAAGGATGCCATTGATCCTTTTAGTGAATCAGAAGCATTCAAAGAGGCCTTTCGTTTATTTGGTGCTAATCCAATTCTAGGTATTTTAGTAGGTGCACTTGTGACAGCTATTATACAGAGCAGTTCTGCATCAGTTGGTATTTTGCAGGCTGTAGCAACGGTTACATTGGTGCCTTGGAACGCAGCCGTTTATATTATTCTTGGACAAAATATTGGTACATGTGTAACAGCTATGTTGTCCAGTATTGGTGCCAATAAAACAGCTAAGCGAGCAGCATATATTCATTTAATGTTCAATATTATAGGTACAATTCTCTTCGCAGTTGCCTGTATCATATTCTTTAAATTTATCAATCCAGATTTCGGAAATAATACAGCAGTGGATATGGTTGGCATCAGTATCTTCCATACCATCTTTAATATTGGAAACACGGTCATTCTATTCCCATTTGCGGATAAATTGGTTGCATTATCCAAGAAAATTGTACGAGGGGATGATAAAAAAGAAGAAAGTGAAGAGCAAATTGCATTGCGTCACTTAGATGAGAGAATACTTGAAACACCAAGTTTTGCTGTGGAAAATGCCATAAAAGAAGTTGTTCATATGGGATACCTAGCCATTGAAAACACAAGACTGGCAACGAAAGCTATTCTAGATAAAGATATGAAATTGGTAGCAAAAGTCATTGAAGATGAGAAAAACATCAATAAGTTAGAAAGAGTCATTACGGAATATCTGGTAAAAATAAGCAATTCACCCCTTAACGAAAGCCAGCATGAGATTGTAACCAATCTTTTCCATACCGTGAATGATATTGAGCGTGTAGGGGACCATGCAGAGAACATTGCGGAATTAGCTCAATATTATATTGAAAGTGATCTAACTTTCTCAGATAGTGCATACAAGGAATTAGTGGATATATCTGACCGCACAACAGAGACTATAGAATATGCCATTAAAGCAAGAGAAAATGATGACGTAGACTTAATAAGAAAAGTTGAACAAAATGAGGATATTGTAGATGAGCTTGAGGATGAGTTAAGAGAAAAACACATCCGTCGTCTTGCACAAAATATTTGTGATTCAACAACAGGTGTGGTATTCCTTGATCTCATTAGTAATTACGAGAGAATATCCGATCATGCCTTAAATATTGCTTATTATGTAAGAGATGAACTCATTTAA